A portion of the Epinephelus moara isolate mb chromosome 4, YSFRI_EMoa_1.0, whole genome shotgun sequence genome contains these proteins:
- the si:ch73-43g23.1 gene encoding serine/arginine repetitive matrix protein 2 yields the protein MDSWTLQGDSYSFLRSTPHRNFSLCHRDGTPNHVEIFDIISVPSQRSAISETTCLCDIFGDDCETPSLSSSPAVGAFVPSQREVDGTAAASPLVDDLNDSGSYHTAPGSSEGEEGFEDSRERLYSPPLQSESSERRQPEGEGLSLGHSEVSEDTSPILDPKSKSPVPQLSTASPSSEVVNTGEWTPSPGHNSPFTPSTEGRASSLSSSSVEKRCSPLSPNPREAHSETETRRSTPTVKDRLNSPLHQSLSQSPSPEPRNCVSSSSSESVNTQSLPEFRVTQVSPEPRSSYFNQHSSPSPEPTSKDFTESAFESRAILSSPLPSFSGTELTSQSTETLASPELRNRPYSPYTQASSPFSELRGRVSLPDLLSRGSTPDIEHHTHTPELISEPSAAERDTTTTPDSQDTRLSPASAVSTPAPRYTPPSPVISIATSPELVESSISPQLRHTAPSPGLLSAASPITTGTRTPSPSSSDKITHISTPSESRAQVSSPAVSYSLSPSPGVTSNCSPIEHRHTAPSPEIRITASSPEFGRRECSSDVETTSESSLPEPHSDSASSRSLTSSPHITGISYCVVQPEDRNTPPFPELSRLSTPEPDRTLVSPEARSPTPSRDSIQSSIAESTGTPRDSTHLSSALQPEIPLSPKPRYQTPSPQLKHHTPSPEPRYQTTSSDEYQSPSLQHRSRDPSPAASSPEQRYHQHSPATLSTEYNPQYTQPTSPLRNTPEVEADSSSVDITETKESVSPSFESDRVEKSGVAEIKSSSPVVTVQLPAVQLPASISPFLAEEKVESSLKQQSTERKATPKEANFQDNSSSASFPKEKQTISPSFIQKENTYNNAPIAIKSPSPNLQVSKDRSPNISLVHNSPVQRLENPQPQFTTYPLTSESSSSFKSAWTPEPARRQLSTKVRRENRETITEDMAHHVNRRHTPSPPLTRFTPVHIIAPEKPYRPWQSRSRSPSQVEASSLSGNLKKAVTNREIPNVAYVDNNSQAHWVKQGRQLEMEREMHLEEDRIVGREQRRAREIERERKREERVPEKGKGWQGDASYRGEQVELSFNARNRKGPASRSAAPTSRETRQGLPTAHSYSEGLLATRQLQQQQSLLRLAPQQDTRGGGSSRRLHPPAPHNKNSAPGRAATNRPCQSSSSSMGSELDEADHEVKWFTDLAFRSLSSPEVDYLDMYNSSHRSSTNISQPSTQESPAGVSAAWPAYADFRGSAQKLDNDELSFQQPSAYYSDGLDPSRRYEMGSFECVDVAVEREDSRRVRRGVPKRQIQLKRKSNAEGKQDESSENSSPGLPVMVESPSLESHSRETFIRQHSTPAAMQGCYPSERSPEPHQQNERKSKLQKSASLDETCTKTKMATCLIKSVLSKKMQSFDKQPDEQTGEEGSPAFEENSPPTESSCAPLKESPKPDAHILSSSLQSDYSLSSDGLPVRGEPSTKDEAKPPKSFGGRSSNRPSSSSSSRSVNFSLTESEDTDSQSRNATSSGSEMRSEVKAPFDSKQSRSGVRRADDSKTWDGREAGDSANATAGNTAAPSATGASNTQARVTNRDQECENTEDHKQLQQGAKGAYMSQTQEITLKAVEKKKASLNVCLTPEAENKPEASSPEVLEERLETSVDEKTEEDEENGNNKVKVPIHKVRDVRRLVKNTYNLSFKATSAVTPSSVDEERMETFNEERREEIKEERREDVIAEEEREVRQEIRREERREDREEEFKEEREEVQKEGIKASKLLTSSPRLQSKGSPLSRPQPMQIEYKAVCWKEDKNKTSCSKKDSENPGEKPQASPNLVTEVSRSPSNANTLHYTTGDTTIAKPCHRDLNVAAETQETVTEMHKVPDNEDKPVVVRTDRKPPMLGSLPKLPSKEREVSTAVVLIRDKSSKTKTSASPAQEEIPIPVQAPAASPSPGPTTPGGHSVSMLLKEKGYQADIGAVVGDNHSAAGSKGVPHKHVNCLEIPLQTTNPLDGGRIESHRERTFSSSSTTSGPSAMSDNTDTLIKTREDEGVGSKPTVKDTAKQKSASPLRNTQEPTPPPTKHREIGDFEAVKRLDPTFPPRSPAIRRFRPQPIEVKSLSKETQKQETPANTTGNNRPQTIEVKSIAKNSQKPVVPPKPSCKFKPSDLGATPNEVQRPSATTTTTTVKPQGEERSQTIVVSSPTIYRKISNESTSTSNYTRKLAVSAVSSLKPPPCKAPATTISNVSNQSTAPSETEASNDRGQQQKPGASPQSSRYTQRPTTLATAPISATEPGLTSAPGPVSDPKANPVLGPDSAEASQPSQPAVMDPDPQSQYPRMAYPHEQAMLVASNNTKQPAAVSTTQVPGYTHQPCRRTLSNERSQRTDDLRFFASDDPPSYDERESFSPLMLPDLTPRRSNRYQPSSRPPPCSCTAGCPSHPGLTPPHHHRSPHNLTPPAPPHSPGQALPYPAVQPPLRPHQCRPDPQPMSYQPGSPKASPLGPSQPPAMYQPLHQPPPCPPHPSLMQACPADRPLQPPQHIDPRRPPVHRSPQQQPPSMTGAPYSDPGHSHSPGLPPMDPQYLCGPQSLGPSYGSEYGGDSSSLYSESSYAQTPRRVLLDPETGKYFYIEVPVQPLRKMLFDPETGQYVEVLIPQQAMSHSGLYPPSAAPYTPIHNPNMYAPAPQYMPYAAPPPQAHPQAQPQPPRYPEASAAATMHPGGPGVSYRNPSGQGSKPEPPNHPPLDQSYLESMYYVPTGMNASPNPTPPDYYHKHPPNLPPTGGKRS from the coding sequence ATGGACAGCTGGACTCTCCAGGGGGACAGCTACTCCTTCCTGCGCAGCACACCCCACCGTAACTTTTCCCTGTGCCACCGTGACGGCACCCCTAACCACGTTGAAATCTTCGACATCATCAGCGTCCCTAGTCAGCGCAGTGCCATTTCCGAGACCACCTGCCTGTGTGACATTTTTGGAGACGATTGTGAGACACCCTCCCTCTCAAGCAGCCCTGCAGTAGGGGCTTTTGTCCCTTCCCAGAGGGAGGTGGACGGAACAGCTGCTGCATCACCTCTGGTGGATGATCTGAACGACTCGGGCTCCTACCACACTGCGCCGGGCTCcagtgaaggagaggagggCTTCGAAGATTCAAGAGAAAGGCTTTACAGCCCTCCGTTGCAGAGCGAGTCTTCAGAGAGGAGGCAGCCAGAGGGTGAGGGACTGAGTTTAGGGCATTCAGAAGTTTCTGAGGACACTAGCCCAATTTTAGATCCAAAAAGCAAATCACCAGTACCTCAGCTTAGTACAGCTAGCCCATCATCTGAAGTCGTGAACACTGGTGAGTGGACCCCCTCTCCTGGACATAACAGCCCCTTTACCCCCAGCACAGAGGGAAGAGCATCTTCCTTGTCTTCTTCCTCAGTTGAGAAAAGATGTTCACCATTATCACCTAATCCCAGAGAGGCTCATTCAGAAACTGAAACAAGGAGAAGCACTCCCACTGTCAAAGATAGACTTAATAGCCCCTTGCATCAGTCGTTGTCTCAAAGTCCCTCCCCTGAGCCTAGGAACTGTGTCAGCTCATCCTCCTCTGAATCAGTGAACACCCAATCGTTACCTGAGTTCAGGGTCACACAAGTCTCACCTGAGCCAAGAAGCAGCTACTTTAATCAACACAGCAGTCCCTCACCTGAGCCCACATCCAAAGATTTTACAGAATCAGCTTTTGAATCTAGAGCCATCCTTTCATCTCCTTTACCTTCCTTCAGTGGTACAGAGCTGACATCCCAGTCAACAGAAACACTGGCCTCTCCTGAGCTGAGGAATAGGCCCTACTCCCCTTACACTCAAGCATCATCTcctttttctgagttaagaggGAGGGTCTCCCTGCCTGATCTCCTCAGCAGAGGCTCCACACCTGATATTGAACATCACACCCACACGCCTGAGCTGATTTCTGAACCCTCAGCTGCAGAAAGAGACACCACAACTACTCCTGACAGCCAAGATACAAGGTTATCACCTGCCAGTGCCGTGTCTACACCTGCCCCTCGATACACACCTCCCTCACCTGTTATTTCAATTGCAACATCTCCTGAGCTTGTGGAGAGTAGTATTTCACCTCAGTTAAGACATACAGCTCCCTCACCTGGCCTGCTCAGTGCTGCTTCTCCAATTACAACTGGCACAAGAACTCCCTCTCCCAGCTCCTCAGATAAAATAACACACATTTCAACACCTTCTGAGAGCAGGGCCCAAGTTTCTTCACCTGCGGTAAGTTATAGCTTATCTCCATCACCAGGAGTTACGAGCAACTGCTCTCCCATAGAGCACAGACATACTGCTCCGTCACCTGAAATCAGGATTACAGCATCCTCACCTGAGTTCGGTAGGAGAGAGTGTTCTTCTGACGTGGAGACAACATCAGAGTCTTCTCTCCCAGAGCCTCACTCTGACTCTGCCTCATCAAGAAGCCTCACTTCGTCCCCTCACATTACAGGGATTTCTTATTGTGTTGTTCAGCCTGAGGACAGGAACACTCCCCCGTTTCCTGAGCTCTCTCGTCTCTCCACCCCAGAGCCTGATAGGACACTTGTGTCCCCTGAAGCAAGGAGCCCGACCCCAAGCAGAGACAGTATACAGAGCAGTATTGCAGAGTCCACTGGCACACCAAGAGATTCAACTCACCTAAGCTCTGCCCTGCAGCCTGAAATCCCTCTGTCGCCCAAACCCAGGTACCAAACACCTTCACCTCAGCTGAAACATCACACTCCCTCACCTGAGCCAAGATATCAAACCACTTCATCGGACGAGTATCAAAGTCCCTCACTTCAGCACAGAAGTAGAGATCCATCACCTGCTGCCTCATCTCCTGAGCAGAGGTATCATCAGCATTCACCGGCAACCCTGTCCACGGAGTACAACCCTCAGTATACACAGCCTACTTCTCCTCTGAGAAATACACCTGAGGTTGAGGCAGATTCGTCTTCAGTTGATattacagaaacaaaagagaGTGTGTCACCCTCATTTGAATCAGACAGGGTAGAAAAATCAGGTGTAGCTGAAATCAAAAGCAGTTCACCAGTGGTGACAGTACAGTTACCTGCAGTACAGTTACCTGCATCTATTTCACCTTTCTTAGCTGAGGAAAAGGTAGAAAGTTCACTGAAACAACAAAGCACAGAGAGAAAAGCAACGCCAAAGGAAGCAAACTTTCAGGATAACTCAAGTTCTGCCTCCTTccctaaagaaaaacaaactatcAGCCCCTCCTTTATTCAGAAAGAGAACACTTATAACAACGCCCCCATTGCAATCAAGTCTCCCTCCCCTAATCTTCAAGTCTCTAAGGACAGGAGTCCAAATATTTCACTTGTCCACAACTCACCTGTGCAGAGACTGGAAAACCCACAGCCACAGTTCACTACGTATCCCTTAACTTCTGAAAGCAGCAGCTCATTTAAATCAGCTTGGACACCTGAGCCTGCGAGAAGACAGCTGTCAACCAAGGTTAGACGTGAAAACAGAGAGACAATCACAGAGGACATGGCTCACCATGTAAACAGAAGGCACACTCCCTCTCCACCACTCACCAGGTTTACACCTGTTCACATCATAGCCCCTGAGAAACCATACAGACCCTGGCAGAGCAGAAGCCGTAGCCCCTCTCAGGTTGAAGCATCCTCACTGAGTGGAAATTTAAAGAAAGCTGTCACAAATAGGGAAATCCCCAATGTTGCCTATGTTGACAATAATAGCCAGGCCCACTGGGTCAAGCAAGGAAGGCAATTGGAGATGGAGAGGGAAATGCATCTGGAGGAGGATAGAATAGTAGGTAGGGAGCAACGAAGGGCtagggagatagagagagagagaaagagggaggagcgTGTTCCTGAAAAGGGGAAGGGTTGGCAGGGGGACGCCAGTTACAGAGGGGAACAGGTTGAGCTGTCATTCAATGCCAGGAATAGAAAAGGGCCTGCGAGTCGCAGTGCAGCTCCCACAAGCAGAGAGACCCGTCAGGGACTGCCAACAGCGCATTCCTATTCAGAAGGCTTGCTTGCCACCAGGCAGCTACAGCAACAACAGAGTCTGCTAAGACTTGCTCCCCAACAAGACACCAGGGGTGGTGGTTCCAGCAGACGGCTTCATCCTCCTGCACCCCACAACAAGAACAGTGCTCCTGGACGAGCAGCCACAAACAGACCCTGCCAGAGTTCCAGCTCAAGCATGGGAAGTGAGCTTGATGAGGCAGACCATGAGGTGAAGTGGTTCACAGACTTGGCTTTCCGCAGCCTGTCAAGCCCTGAGGTAGATTACCTTGACATGTACAACTCCAGCCACCGTTCATCTACCAACATCTCTCAACCATCTACCCAGGAGAGCCCAGCTGGGGTCAGTGCAGCCTGGCCAGCCTATGCTGACTTCAGGGGTTCTGCTCAAAAGCTGGACAATGACGAACTCTCCTTCCAGCAACCATCTGCATACTACTCAGATGGCCTAGATCCATCAAGGCGCTATGAGATGGGCAGCTTTGAGTGTGTAGATGTGGCTGTGGAAAGAGAGGACTCCAGGAGGGTGAGAAGAGGAGTGCCAAAGAGACAGATCCAGCTAAAAAGGAAGAGCAATGCAGAAGGGAAGCAGgatgagagcagtgaaaatAGTAGTCCAGGTTTACCAGTGATGGTGGAAAGCCCCTCTCTAGAGAGTCACTCCAGAGAGACATTCATTAGACAACACAGTACACCAGCAGCAATGCAAGGATGCTACCCTTCTGAGCGCAGTCCTGAGCCCCAtcaacaaaatgaaagaaaatcaaaactCCAGAAATCTGCCTCTCTGGATGAAACATGCACTAAAACCAAGATGGCCACTTGTCTCATCAAGAGTGTGTTGTCCAAGAAGATGCAAAGTTTTGATAAGCAACCTGATGAGCAGACAGGAGAAGAAGGGAGCCCCGCTTTTGAGGAAAACAGCCCACCAACAGAGAGTTCATGTGCACCACTTAAAGAATCCCCAAAACCTGATGCACATATTTTAAGTTCCAGCCTTCAGTCAGATTATAGTCTGTCATCTGACGGTCTCCCTGTGAGGGGAGAACCAAGCACAAAGGATGAAGCAAAACCACCAAAAAGCTTTGGAGGGAGATCCAGTAACAGGCCAAGttcatccagcagcagcagaagtgtTAACTTTTCACTGACTGAAAGTGAAGACACTGATTCTCAAAGCAGGAATGCAACCTCATCAGGATCTGAAATGAGATCAGAGGTGAAAGCACCATTTGATAGTAAACAGTCAAGAAGTGGAGTACGACGAGCAGATGACAGTAAAACATGGGACGGAAGGGAGGCTGGTGACTCAGCAAATGCCACTGCCGGGAACACGGCAGCTCCTTCTGCCACTGGAGCCAGCAACACGCAGGCCAGGGTGACAAACAGAGAccaggaatgtgaaaacacagagGACCATAAACAACTGCAACAGGGTGCCAAGGGCGCCTACATGTCACAGACACAGGAGATCACACTCAAAGCCGTGGAGAAAAAGAAAGCCTCCCTAAATGTTTGTCTCACACCTGAGGCAGAAAACAAACCTGAGGCTTCTTCACCAGAAGTACTGGAGGAAAGACTAGAGACCAGTGTCgatgagaaaacagaggaagacgaagaaaatggaaataataaAGTGAAGGTCCCCATTCACAAAGTCAGAGATGTGAGGCGGCTTGTGAAAAATACGTATAATCTGTCCTTCAAGGCAACTAGTGCTGTGACGCCATCAAGTGTGGATGAAGAAAGGATGGAAACATTTAATGAGGAAAGGAGGGAAGAaataaaagaggagaggagggaagacGTCatagcagaggaggagagggaggtaaGGCAAGAGataaggagggaggagaggagggaggacagggaggaggagttcaaggaggagagggaagaggtACAGAAAGAGGGGATAAAAGCCTCAAAGCTGCTAACCTCATCTCCACGTCTTCAGAGCAAAGGAAGTCCTCTGTCTCGTCCACAGCCAATGCAAATAGAATACAAGGCTGTTTGCTGgaaagaagacaaaaataaaacgtCATGCAGCAAAAAAGATTCAGAAAACCCAGGTGAAAAACCCCAGGCTTCACCAAATCTTGTCACAGAGGTAAGCAGATCCCCCTCAAATGCAAATACATTGCATTACACAACAGGAGACACAACAATTGCAAAGCCGTGTCACCGTGATctaaatgtggcagcagaaacacAAGAGACTGTGACAGAAATGCATAAAGTGCCAGACAATGAAGACAAACCTGTGGTTGTTAGAACAGACCGAAAACCTCCCATGCTTGGCAGCCTCCCCAAACTGCCCAGTAAGGAAAGAGAGGTGTCCACTGCTGTCGTTTTAATAAGGGATAAATCCAGCAAGACCAAGACATCTGCATCGCCAGCCCAGGAAGAGATTCCCATCCCAGTCCAAGCCCCAGCTGCTTCACCTTCACCTGGGCCTACTACCCCTGGTGGCCACTCAGTTTCCATGTTACTAAAGGAAAAAGGCTACCAAGCTGACATTGGAGCAGTGGTGGGTGACAACCACAGCGCAGCTGGTAGTAAAGGGGTTCCACATAAACACGTGAACTGCCTGGAGATCCCCCTTCAGACCACCAATCCTTTAGATGGAGGTCGCATCGAGTCTCACAGAGAGAGGACCTTCTCCTCTTCATCCACTACGTCTGGCCCCTCAGCAATGTCTGACAACACAGACACCCTGATAAAGACAAGAGAAGACGAGGGAGTTGGCAGTAAGCCTACAGTAAAAGACACAGCAAAGCAAAAAAGTGCTTCTCCGCTACGAAATACGCAGGAGCCAACACCACCTCCCACCAAACACAGGGAAATTGGAGATTTTGAAGCAGTGAAAAGACTAGATCCAACTTTCCCCCCAAGGTCCCCTGCAATAAGGAGATTCAGACCACAGCCAATTGAGGTTAAGTCACTGTCtaaagaaacacagaaacaagagACGCCCGCAAACACTACAGGAAACAACAGACCTCAAACCATTGAAGTTAAATCTATAGCTAAAAATTCTCAAAAGCCAGTGGTGCCTCCAAAACCAAGCTGCAAATTTAAACCCTCAGATTTAGGAGCAACGCCAAATGAAGTGCAAAGACcatcagcaacaacaacaacaacaactgtgaAACCACAAGGTGAGGAGAGGTCTCAAACAATTGTAGTGTCCTCACCGACAATCTATAGAAAAATCTCCAATGAGTCCACATCAACGTCAAACTATACAAGAAAACTAGCTGTGTCTGCTGTATCCAGCCTCAAACCTCCACCTTGCAAAGCACCAGCAACCACCATCTCCAATGTCTCAAACCAGTCAACAGCACCATCAGAGACAGAGGCATCTAATGACAGAGGTCAGCAACAAAAGCCAGGGGCCTCGCCTCAGAGCTCTAGATATACACAAAGACCCACAACCTTGGCTACAGCTCCAATATCAGCCACTGAGCCTGGTTTAACCTCTGCTCCAGGTCCAGTGTCTGACCCGAAAGCAAACCCCGTTCTTGGACCTGACTCAGCTGAAGCCAGCCAGCCAAGCCAGCCAGCTGTTATGGATCCAGACCCCCAATCACAGTATCCCAGGATGGCATACCCTCATGAACAAGCTATGCTGGTAGcttcaaacaacacaaaacaacctgcAGCTGTTTCCACAACACAAGTGCCGGGATACACACACCAGCCATGCCGCAGAACACTCTCTAACGAACGCTCCCAACGAACAGATGACCTACGTTTCTTTGCCTCAGATGACCCTCCAAGCTATGATGAAAGAGAGAGCTTCAGTCCCCTCATGCTCCCAGATCTGACACCCAGGAGGTCAAATCGCTATCAACCCTCCTCCCgccctcctccctgctcctgcACAGCTGGCTGCCCTTCCCACCCTGGTCTCACTCCTCCTCACCATCACCGCAGCCCCCATAACCTAACCCCTCCTGCCCCTCCGCACTCTCCAGGCCAGGCACTACCTTACCCAGCTGTTCAGCCCCCTCTCCGTCCCCACCAGTGCCGACCTGACCCTCAGCCAATGAGCTACCAGCCTGGCTCTCCCAAAGCAAGTCCTCTTGGTCCAAGCCAGCCACCAGCCATGTATCAGCCTCTCCACCAGCCTCCTCCCTGCCCTCCCCACCCGTCACTCATGCAGGCCTGCCCTGCTGACCGCCCATTGCAGCCACCCCAGCATATTGACCCTCGACGACCCCCTGTCCACAGATCCCCCCAACAACAGCCGCCAAGCATGACTGGGGCTCCTTACAGTGATCCTGGCCATAGCCACTCTCCTGGCCTTCCTCCTATGGATCCCCAGTACTTATGTGGCCCTCAAAGCCTGGGGCCTTCCTATGGCTCTGAATATGGGGGTGACAGCTCCAGTTTGTACTCAGAGAGCAGCTATGCACAGACACCTCGCAGAGTGCTCCTGGATCCTGAGACAGggaagtatttttacattgagGTGCCTGTTCAGCCACTGAGGAAAATGTTGTTTGACCCAGAGACGGGCCAGTATGTGGAAGTGCTCATCCCACAGCAAGCAATGTCACATTCAGGCCTGTATCCTCCTTCAGCAGCCCCCTACACACCTATCCACAATCCAAACATGTACGCTCCTGCTCCGCAGTACATGCCCTATGCAGCTCCTCCTCCCCAAGCCCACCCCCAGGCTCAGCCTCAGCCCCCCCGATATCCTGAGGCCTCCGCTGCAGCAACAATGCACCCAGGTGGGCCTGGGGTCAGCTACAGGAATCCCTCAGGTCAGGGGTCCAAGCCAGAGCCTCCAAACCATCCACCACTGGACCAGAGCTACCTGGAGAGTATGTATTATGTCCCTACAGGGATGAATGCGAGCCCCAATCCCACCCCACCAGACTATTACCACAAACATCCCCCCAACCTTCCCCCAACAGGGGGGAAAAGGTCCTGA
- the rmnd5b gene encoding E3 ubiquitin-protein transferase RMND5B, with protein MEQCACVERELEKVLHRFVMYGHQSEERLDELLRSVCEIRGQLVAFGVQDADLSVLSQTMAQCCKNIKETVQMLASRHKDIHGSVSKVGKAIDRNFDAEISAVVAETVWDTPERQKYLSETIVEHLYRQGMLSVAEDLCQESGVVIDMSMKQPFLELNRILEALRMQDLRPALEWAVTNRQRLLDLNSSLEFKLHRLYFISLLSGGIANQMEALQYARHFQPFASQHQRDIQILMGSLVYLRHGIENSPYRSLLETNQWAEICNIFTRDACALLGLSVESPLSVSFASGCMALPVLMNIKQVIEQRQCSGVWTHKDELPIEIDLGKKCWYHSVFACPILRQQTSESNPPMKLICGHVISRDALNKLTNAGKLKCPYCPMEQNPSHAKQIYF; from the exons ATGGAACAGTGTGCGTGTGTCGAGCGGGAGCTGGAGAAAGTGCTTCATCGCTTTGTAATGTACGGCCACCAGTCTGAGGAGAGGCTAGACGAGCTCCTGCGCAGCGTCTGCGAGATTCGAGGACAGCTAGTTGCTTTCG GAGTACAAGATGCAGACTTATCAGTCCTATCTCAGACTATGGCACAGTGTTGTAAGAACATCAAAGAAACAGTGCAGATGCTAGCCTCCCGACATAAGGACATCCATGGCAGTGTGTCAAAAGTGGGCAAAGCCATTGACAGG AATTTTGATGCAGAGATCAGTGCTGTGGTGGCAGAGACGGTGTGGGACACCccagaaagacagaaataccTGAGTGAGACCATTGTGGAGCACCTGTACAGACAAGGGATGCTCAGTGTAGCAGAGGATCTTTGTCAG GAGTCTGGTGTAGTTATAGATATGAGTATGAAGCAGCCTTTCCTGGAGCTGAACAGAATTCTTGAAGCTCTGAGGATGCAGGACCTCAGGCCGGCACTAGA ATGGGCTGTGACGAATCGGCAGCGCCTTTTGGACTTGAACAGCAGTCTAGAGTTCAAATTGCACCGCTTGTACTTCATCAGCCTGCTCAGCGGGGGAATCGCCAACCAAATGGAGGCCCTGCAGTATGCCAGACACTTTCAGCCCTTCGCCTCCCAACACCAGAGAG ATATTCAGATTCTGATGGGCAGTCTGGTGTACCTGCGTCACGGCATCGAGAACTCTCCGTACCGCAGTCTGCTGGAGACAAATCAGTGGGCAGAGATCTGTAACATCTTCACCCGGGATGCCTGTGCTTTACTGGGCCTGTCTGTAGAGTCCCCACTCAGTGTTAG tttTGCATCGGGCTGTATGGCCTTGCCAGTGCTGATGAACATCAAGCAGGTGATAGAGCAAAGACAGTGCAGCGGAGTCTGGACGCACAAAGATGAGTTGCCT aTTGAAATCGACCTTGGGAAGAAATGCTGGTACCACTCTGTGTTCGCCTGCCCAATCCTCAGGCAGCAAACCTCAGAGAGCAATCCTCCCATGAAGCTCATCTGTGGCCACGTCATCTCCAGAGATGCCCTCAACAAATTGACTAACGCTGGGAA GTTGAAATGTCCGTACTGCCCCATGGAGCAGAATCCGTCACACGCCAAGCAGATCTACTTTTGA